Below is a window of Diaminobutyricibacter sp. McL0608 DNA.
GGGGCGCTCAGCCGAACGTGAAGACGTAGGCCCGCGCGCCGGGGTCGAGAAAGGTGATCTCGAAGGTCCGGTCGACCGCGGGACCGGCCAGGCGAAGCAGTTGGTACATCCGGGGCTCGACGATGGTGCCCTCGCCATGTTCGTCGATGTCCAGGCCGTGGCCGGTGCCGGGATCCCTGCCGTCGACGGTGACACGGAACCGTGCGTGCTCGCCCGGCGGCGGCGCGAGCACCAGGTTCGCGTCGCGCGCGTGGAACCGGAAGACGATCGACCCGCCCGCCCGGTTCACCAGGCCGGCGCCGCTCTCGATCGTCCAGTCGCCGGAGAGCGACCACTGGTTGAGCTCCAGCGGGCCCGGGGAAGCATACCTATGGGGTCGACCGAACGCTGCTTCACCCTCGGACACGAAGTTGCGACCCTGCTCATACCCGAGGTAGGTCTCGGGCGACTCCAGGTGCGCCCAGTCTGCCTGCGCTTCGACGCCCTCGTCGGGAACGCTGACCAGGTCGTCGCCGATCCCCTCTGCCCCGGCTTCGCGGAGCAGTTGCTGGATGACCCGCTCGCCTTCCTCGTATTCGCCTTCGCCGAAATGGTGGTAGCGGATCCTGCCCTGTGCATCGGCGAGGTAGATCGCCGGCCAGTAGTGGTTGGCGAACGCGTTCCAGACGCCGTACTCGGTGTCGACCGCGACGGGAAAGTCGATCCGCATCTCTTTCACCGCCCAGCGCACGTTGTCGAGTTCCCCTTCGAAGGGGAACTCCGGAGTGTGCACGCCGATCACCACCAGGCCCTGCTCCCGGTACTTGTCGGCCCAGGCACGCACGTAGCCGCGGGTGCGCAGCCAGTTGATGCAGGTGAAGGTCCAGAAGTCGACGAGCACGACCTTGCCGCGCAGCGCCTCCGTCGTGAGCACCGGCGAGTTGAGCCAGGCGGTGGCGCCGTCGAAAGGGGCCAGGCGACCCTCGAACGGCAGGTGGGCGGGGATGCTCGGGTCGGTCACGGAAACTCCT
It encodes the following:
- a CDS encoding redoxin domain-containing protein, which gives rise to MTDPSIPAHLPFEGRLAPFDGATAWLNSPVLTTEALRGKVVLVDFWTFTCINWLRTRGYVRAWADKYREQGLVVIGVHTPEFPFEGELDNVRWAVKEMRIDFPVAVDTEYGVWNAFANHYWPAIYLADAQGRIRYHHFGEGEYEEGERVIQQLLREAGAEGIGDDLVSVPDEGVEAQADWAHLESPETYLGYEQGRNFVSEGEAAFGRPHRYASPGPLELNQWSLSGDWTIESGAGLVNRAGGSIVFRFHARDANLVLAPPPGEHARFRVTVDGRDPGTGHGLDIDEHGEGTIVEPRMYQLLRLAGPAVDRTFEITFLDPGARAYVFTFG